The Planctomycetota bacterium genome includes a window with the following:
- the melA gene encoding alpha-galactosidase codes for MMPVKIAFIGAGSFGFTRTLCRDVLLVPELQDVEIALHDIDAQALDRISRIIEKDITGNDLPASVSTSLDRRAALDGADYVVSCVRIGGIEAFQSDIDIPLKYGIDQCVGDTLCAGGILYGQRNVPQMLAFQKDAKAVANDGCLFLNYANPMAINTWAALDARDRGEGVDTIGLCHGVEGGWWAIDRALANLHRDDEIGWGENYHDRTQIVCAGINHQTWYTKILYQGREIGSEELLEAFEKHERLARHEPVRIDVLRRFGLFSTESNGHLSEYVPWYRKHFATDPERASKWVGPDSWINGETGGYLRVTTEGRQLFAADFDRFLAEAGTPMSQWKRSTEHGSFIIEARETGRPYRGHFNVRNDGILPQLPADCVVEAPGYVDATGVQMAAGLTLPQACAATCRTSIDVQRMAKDAAVTGDVTLLKQAVLHDPLSAAVCEPEAIWQMVDEMLVAQRQWLPNYAAAAIDAAADRLSKHDAAGTRVLLRDWQGSTRQPVRSVEQLLADKDQSVLAADKAADERSK; via the coding sequence CTGATGCCCGTCAAGATCGCGTTCATCGGTGCCGGCTCGTTCGGCTTCACGCGCACGCTTTGCCGCGACGTTCTGCTCGTGCCCGAGTTGCAGGACGTGGAGATCGCACTCCACGACATCGACGCCCAGGCGCTGGACCGCATTTCGCGGATCATCGAAAAAGACATCACGGGCAACGACCTGCCGGCTTCCGTGTCGACCAGCCTTGACCGCCGGGCCGCGCTCGACGGTGCGGATTACGTCGTTTCCTGCGTCCGCATCGGCGGGATCGAGGCGTTCCAGAGCGACATCGACATCCCGCTGAAGTACGGCATCGACCAGTGCGTCGGCGACACGCTCTGCGCGGGCGGCATCCTGTACGGCCAGCGCAACGTCCCACAGATGCTGGCGTTCCAAAAGGACGCCAAAGCCGTCGCGAATGACGGTTGTCTGTTCCTCAACTACGCCAACCCGATGGCGATCAACACCTGGGCCGCGCTCGACGCGCGAGACCGCGGCGAGGGTGTCGACACGATCGGCCTGTGCCACGGCGTCGAAGGTGGCTGGTGGGCGATCGATAGGGCTCTGGCTAACCTGCACCGCGATGACGAGATCGGCTGGGGCGAGAACTATCACGATCGCACGCAAATCGTCTGTGCCGGCATCAACCACCAGACGTGGTACACGAAGATCCTGTACCAAGGCCGGGAGATCGGCAGCGAGGAACTGCTCGAAGCCTTCGAGAAGCACGAACGGTTGGCCAGGCACGAGCCCGTCCGAATCGACGTGCTCCGCCGCTTCGGCCTGTTCAGCACCGAGAGCAACGGGCATCTCAGCGAGTACGTGCCGTGGTACCGCAAGCACTTTGCGACCGACCCGGAACGTGCCAGCAAGTGGGTCGGCCCGGACAGTTGGATCAACGGCGAGACGGGCGGCTACCTGCGCGTCACGACCGAAGGCCGGCAGCTGTTCGCCGCGGACTTCGACCGTTTCCTCGCCGAGGCCGGAACGCCGATGAGCCAGTGGAAGCGATCGACCGAGCACGGCAGCTTCATCATCGAGGCCCGCGAGACAGGCCGGCCGTACCGAGGGCACTTCAACGTCCGCAACGACGGCATCCTCCCGCAGCTTCCGGCCGACTGCGTTGTCGAAGCCCCGGGCTACGTCGATGCGACGGGCGTGCAGATGGCGGCCGGCCTGACGCTGCCGCAGGCGTGTGCGGCGACATGCCGAACCAGCATCGACGTCCAACGGATGGCGAAGGACGCCGCGGTCACGGGCGACGTGACGCTGCTGAAGCAGGCCGTGTTGCACGACCCGCTGTCGGCGGCCGTGTGCGAGCCTGAAGCGATCTGGCAGATGGTCGACGAGATGTTGGTCGCTCAGCGGCAGTGGCTGCCAAACTACGCCGCGGCGGCCATCGACGCTGCAGCCGATCGGTTGTCCAAGCACGATGCGGCTGGCACTCGCGTCCTGCTCCGCGATTGGCAGGGCAGCACGCGTCAGCCGGTGCGCTCCGTCGAGCAACTCCTCGCGGACAAAGACCAGAGCGTCCTCGCAGCCGACAAGGCGGCAGACGAGCGGTCGAAGTGA